From Cardiocondyla obscurior isolate alpha-2009 linkage group LG09, Cobs3.1, whole genome shotgun sequence, one genomic window encodes:
- the LOC139105761 gene encoding hepatoma-derived growth factor-related protein 2, with the protein MEIDMNVNDILREVITFLECLRDAQLPVMLENLREKLLARSKNALKTITTMARASSSSEPYLDMQSGPKSLLLRNEGDLEEYVGMEESNSCTNTQDYYYETFDNKNQAMSVRREEDNEQDEAQVLISIYKNLSAVQVRSKCHKCGPLHRKEGKKLFLSESRACWIALVGSHLLIYRSERQNQPHTIYPIHGYMARPAPNVVPRNRRKSESAFEIYSPGNETLQFIARTPEDMEQWVTKICEVERNRNESVENKDREKKKYAVESTSINRCKNNDETTFVNDKSTVAKDELAKRNNKDQVRRKNLREKNGKEKAPPLPARIPRKLPSLPPTNSSLTMSSSKVTIEAENKNCNDEDEDDDDDIYHRIEDLRNKTRYENLVLLKKRQADDEERDERQKETYDDVLTSKEKSRSDSQAQEAKSYDTKSLQETYDDIVGFSRLETASVELKQSRNNETSVADHEKKEGTYDDVQNLIPNRKIIKSPVKNQIEASNKLQKKSFLDRVLSRGESPVKPDKKERHCNKNKVSSSSLDVEEMPTYDDVSDLTANQESLAVGGEELPEYNCPPPPRPIYEKRLPAESESNLNETQEFYDNILNAYPEHDKTDQKISPQSHKKSAKETVCEIIQKAESKANGSSTEEEVEHYQSPKSDLCVCDPMQMNQNDYDDITLWTNFMTRRRDFSFFEKNDDSKSGSSDKKYWSRFAVNKKTRFTTDFSCAAETNKRGGNEASDEIDSFENNGPVKKNTFQKLISRMENSLSKVSIRSSSSLSTGKPSISNSSL; encoded by the exons ATGGAAATTGATATGAACGTCAACGACATATTGCGag AAGTGATAACGTTTCTCGAATGCCTCCGCGACGCGCAGCTTCCGGTGATGTTGGAGAATCTGCGAGAGAAATTGCTGGCGCGATCGAAAAATGCCCTAAAGACTATCACGACCATGGCCCGAGCCTCGTCCTCCTCTGAGCCTTACTTGGATATGCAGTCCGGCCCCAAAAGTCTGTTGTTGCGGAACGAAGGCGATTTAGAGGAGTACGTAGGCATGGAAGAATCTAATTCTTGTACCAACACTCAGGATTACTACTACGAGACTTTCGACAACAAAAATCAGGCCATGAGCGTGCGTCGAGAGGAGGACAACGAACAAGACGAAGCTCAGGTCCTGATATCAATCTACAAAAATTTATCGGCCGTACAAGTCAGGAGCAAATGTCACAAATGTGGACCACTTCATAGGAAGGAAGGTAAAAAGCTGTTTCTATCTGAGAGCCGCGCCTGCTGGATTGCGCTTGTCGGCTCGCACTTACTCATCTACCGAAGCGAACGGCAGAACCAGCCGCACACCATTTATCCAATTCACGGCTACATGGCTCGTCCAGCACCGAATGTGGTTCCCCGGAATCGGCGAAAGAGCGAGTCGGCTTTTGAAATATACAGCCCAGGAAATGAGACGCTGCAATTTATCGCGAGAACGCCGGAAGATATGGAACAGTGGGTGACAAAAATTTGTGAAGTAGAACGTAATCGCAACGAAAGTGTAGAGAACAAAGaccgcgagaaaaaaaaatacgccgTTGAATCGACATCGATAAATCGCTGCAAAAACAACGACGAAACAACATTTGTCAACGATAAGTCTACTGTGGCTAAGGATGAATTGGCAAAGAGAAACAATAAAGATCAAGTTAGGcgaaaaaatttaagagaaaaaaatggaaaggaAAAAGCGCCTCCACTACCAGCTCGAATACCGCGGAAACTTCCCTCTTTGCCTCCCACAAACTCTTCTTTGACAATGTCTTCTTCTAAAGTAACCATTGAGgctgaaaacaaaaattgcaaCGATGAAGATGAAGATGATGACGACGATATTTACCACAGAATCGAAGACTTGCGGAATAAAACGCGTTACGAGAATctggtattattaaaaaaacgacAGGCTGATGATGAAGAGAGAGACGAAAGACAGAAGGAAACTTACGATGATGTTCTGACGTCTAAGGAGAAAAGCAGATCCGATAGCCAGGCGCAGGAGGCCAAATCCTACGACACGAAGTCGCTTCAGGAAACGTACGACGATATCGTTGGATTTTCGCGTCTCGAAACTGCAAGCGTCGAGTTGAAACAAAGTCGTAATAACGAGACATCCGTCGCTGATcacgagaaaaaagaaggaactTACGATGATGTGCAA AATTTGATtccaaatagaaaaattatcaaaagtcCCGTCAAAAATCAGATCGAAGCGTCCAACAAGCTTcagaaaaaatcttttctgGATAGAGTTCTGAGTAGGGGAGAGTCACCTGTGAAACCGGACAAGAAAGAGAGGCATTGCAACAAGAATAAGGTTTCATCATCGTCTTTGGACGTGGAAGAGATGCCCACTTACGACGACGTTTCCGATTTGACAGCAAATCAGGAAAGTTTAGCGGTCGGCGGGGAGGAACTGCCAGAATATAATTGTCCTCCTCCGCCCAGGCCGATTTATGAAAAAAGATTGCCAGCAGAAAGCGAGAGTAATCTTAATGAAACCCAAGAATTCTatgacaatattttaaatgcctaTCCAGAACATGATAAAACTGATCAG AAAATTAGCCCTCAATCACATAAAAAATCAGCGAAAGAAACAGTATGCGAAATAATACAGAAAGCGGAATCGAAAGCAAACGGCAGTTCCACCGAAGAAGAAGTAGAGCATTATCAGTCACCAAAGAGTGACTTGTGTGTTTGCGATCCTATGCAGATGAATCAGAACGATTACGACGATATAACGCTGTGGACCAACTTTATGACACGGCGaagagatttttctttttttgagaaaaatgaCGACTCCAAATCTGGTAGTTCCGACAAGAAATATTGGAGTCGATTCGCCGTTAACAAAAAAACACGATTTACGACTGATTTCAGCTGTGCTGCCGAAACAAATAAGCGAGGTGGTAATGAGGCAAGTGACGAGATCGATTCATTTGAAAATAATGGGCCTGTAAAAAAGAATACCTTTCAAAAATTGATCAGCAGAATGGAAAATTCTCTCTCCAAAGTTTCCATTAGAAGCTCATCCTCACTGTCGACAGGCAAGCCAAGTATATCTAACAGCAGTTTGTGA